One genomic region from Terriglobia bacterium encodes:
- a CDS encoding TrkA C-terminal domain-containing protein, translating to MELIQTFLTQQPFLALFLVIALGYGLGSINIKGFSLGVGAVIFSGLFIGAIAPKCQPPAMVGTLGLVMFLYGLGVQFGKQFFEGLAGAAGRRYNLLSIIALTAAAIVTVVELFLMNIPRALLAGLFAGSGTSAATMQAAMEAAKNSDPAVGYSVAFPFGLVGAILCMYFMQVFVKPDLESALKPGLQTLEVAVHSADVVGHPLGELMSRLPEGVQVLLVRAGNENKFPTPELIIEEGDILFLGSKDKAPLAEARDLLGKSASGKVTSDRSKIDYMFAFVSKPDLVGTRLSSLTMPAGVEARIMHVQRGDNEMLAGPGITLEMGDRVGVLTDRANFQMLRKFFGNSIRGTTEFSYVSLGIGIMLGVFLGIAPVPLPGVGTLRLGVAGGALIVALILGKLGRTGNLTWTMPISANLTLRNAGLSIFLAQVGMSSGGPFVKVVHDSGLVLLGAGACILLALALTPLLIGHFGMRMPFDDLLGVTAGVTGTPAILAYAYRSYPSDRVEISYAMIYPAATIVKIVIAQLLIAVGTTGGSS from the coding sequence ATGGAATTGATTCAGACATTCTTGACTCAGCAGCCTTTCCTGGCGCTCTTCCTTGTGATCGCCCTGGGCTACGGCCTTGGCTCCATCAACATCAAAGGCTTTTCGCTCGGGGTCGGTGCCGTTATCTTTTCAGGACTCTTCATTGGGGCGATCGCACCGAAGTGTCAGCCACCTGCCATGGTGGGAACACTCGGCTTGGTAATGTTCCTCTATGGCTTGGGAGTTCAGTTCGGAAAACAGTTCTTCGAGGGTTTGGCCGGAGCAGCCGGACGACGCTACAACCTGCTTTCAATCATTGCGCTGACCGCCGCAGCAATTGTTACTGTCGTGGAACTTTTTTTAATGAATATTCCCCGCGCGCTATTGGCGGGGCTTTTCGCTGGTTCTGGCACGAGCGCCGCAACGATGCAGGCAGCAATGGAAGCAGCGAAGAACAGCGATCCCGCGGTGGGATACAGCGTCGCGTTCCCCTTTGGTCTGGTCGGAGCAATCTTGTGCATGTACTTCATGCAAGTGTTCGTGAAGCCCGATCTGGAATCTGCCTTAAAGCCGGGATTACAAACCCTCGAGGTCGCGGTTCATTCAGCTGACGTGGTGGGGCATCCTCTCGGGGAGTTAATGTCACGATTGCCTGAAGGTGTACAGGTGCTGCTTGTGCGCGCAGGCAATGAAAACAAGTTCCCAACGCCGGAGCTGATCATAGAAGAAGGCGACATATTGTTTCTTGGAAGCAAAGACAAGGCGCCGTTGGCGGAGGCCAGAGACCTATTGGGCAAAAGTGCATCGGGTAAGGTCACCAGTGATCGGTCCAAGATTGATTACATGTTTGCCTTCGTATCAAAGCCAGACCTTGTGGGTACTCGGTTGTCGAGCCTGACAATGCCCGCGGGCGTGGAAGCAAGGATTATGCACGTTCAACGCGGCGATAACGAGATGCTGGCAGGGCCAGGGATCACACTGGAAATGGGTGATCGTGTGGGAGTGCTGACGGATCGCGCGAACTTCCAAATGTTGCGGAAATTCTTCGGGAACTCGATTCGGGGTACAACAGAATTCAGCTATGTCAGCCTCGGAATCGGGATCATGCTGGGAGTGTTTCTCGGTATAGCGCCAGTACCACTGCCGGGCGTCGGAACGCTGCGACTTGGGGTTGCTGGTGGTGCGCTCATTGTCGCGTTAATCCTGGGAAAACTCGGGCGGACCGGAAACTTGACTTGGACCATGCCAATATCCGCAAACCTCACCTTGAGAAACGCCGGACTCTCAATTTTTCTTGCGCAGGTGGGAATGAGTTCGGGCGGACCCTTCGTCAAGGTTGTGCATGACAGTGGGCTGGTCCTGCTAGGTGCAGGCGCCTGTATTCTGTTAGCACTGGCACTAACGCCACTGCTCATCGGCCACTTCGGGATGCGCATGCCATTCGACGACCTCTTAGGGGTTACCGCCGGCGTGACCGGCACGCCAGCGATCCTCGCATATGCATACCGGTCTTATCCGTCCGACCGCGTAGAGATTTCCTACGCGATGATCTATCCCGCTGCAACTATCGTCAAAATCGTAATTGCGCAGTTACTTATCGCTGTCGGCACAACTGGGGGCAGTTCTTAG
- a CDS encoding PAS domain S-box protein yields MWLGVDVVPIHGPNGKLIGTQSAIRDITARKQMEEDLRRKTSELAEAQRLSLVGSWTWNPQTDVITWSEEMIVLAGYIQFFDDDNFRRLDGAVQNTLRTGTPYEVETEGRYPDGRKAWFTNRGEVVRDELGQITHLRGTVQDITQRKLAERALRQSEMRYRNLVESSHDWIWEVDSEARYTYAGPQCFQILGYRPEEILGKTPFDLMPEPEASRVAEAFKAIAKERKPFHNLENVNRHKNGRRVVLETNGVPIFNEYEEFVGYRGMDRDITERKHAEEALVQSEQKFLTLFRAAPTAMALNTLDGRFVDVNDAFETATGYTRQETVGQTAKELQLWADSTQREYIRSRLLAEEQLRDVEHKFRKKSGEIRVGLLSSDLIDIGGTAHVLTALKDVTEQKIAEDNLRNLTQRLINAQEDERKRIARELHDNINQRLALISMGIQKIDNTELAADTRDEVHKLMEETKSVSSDIQALSHHLHSASLDLLGLAAGIESFRREFARSHQVTVKFSHSGVPKTIPGEVSLALFRITQEALNNAVKYSGAKDFEVALLGTASHLELRVRDPGMGFDVEAATPRGLGLISMRERVLPLNGTISIASKPMKGTEISVRIPLSRNEDKHPCESRMEE; encoded by the coding sequence ATGTGGCTGGGGGTCGATGTGGTTCCCATCCATGGCCCAAATGGGAAACTGATCGGCACTCAATCAGCAATAAGAGACATCACAGCCCGCAAGCAGATGGAGGAAGATCTACGGCGGAAAACGTCGGAATTGGCAGAAGCTCAACGACTTTCGCTTGTCGGGAGCTGGACATGGAATCCACAAACCGATGTGATTACCTGGTCAGAAGAAATGATTGTGTTGGCTGGCTACATTCAGTTCTTCGACGATGACAATTTCCGGAGATTGGACGGTGCGGTGCAGAACACGTTGCGCACAGGAACTCCATACGAAGTGGAGACCGAAGGAAGATACCCCGACGGTAGAAAGGCCTGGTTCACCAATCGGGGCGAGGTGGTGCGGGATGAGCTCGGTCAGATTACTCACCTGAGAGGAACGGTCCAAGACATTACCCAGCGGAAGCTTGCGGAGCGAGCACTTCGCCAGAGCGAGATGAGGTATCGCAACCTTGTAGAGTCTTCTCACGACTGGATATGGGAAGTCGACTCCGAAGCGAGGTATACATACGCCGGTCCTCAATGTTTTCAGATCCTGGGCTACCGGCCTGAAGAGATTCTCGGTAAAACTCCATTCGATTTGATGCCCGAACCTGAGGCATCGCGGGTAGCTGAAGCATTTAAGGCAATCGCTAAAGAACGCAAGCCATTCCATAACCTGGAGAACGTCAACCGGCACAAGAATGGCAGGCGTGTTGTGCTCGAGACCAATGGTGTTCCTATATTTAACGAATACGAGGAGTTTGTCGGATATCGAGGTATGGACCGCGATATTACGGAACGTAAGCATGCAGAGGAAGCATTGGTCCAGTCTGAACAGAAGTTTCTCACCTTGTTCCGCGCGGCACCGACTGCGATGGCCTTGAATACCTTGGACGGAAGGTTTGTTGACGTAAACGATGCATTCGAGACCGCGACAGGATACACACGTCAAGAGACAGTCGGGCAGACTGCAAAAGAGTTACAACTTTGGGCTGACTCCACTCAGAGAGAATACATTCGCAGCAGGCTTCTCGCCGAAGAACAACTCCGGGATGTTGAACACAAGTTTCGAAAAAAGTCTGGGGAGATACGTGTGGGCCTCTTGTCGTCAGACCTGATTGATATCGGCGGCACAGCACATGTACTAACGGCGTTAAAGGATGTTACGGAGCAGAAAATCGCTGAAGACAATTTACGCAATCTGACCCAGCGGCTGATCAACGCCCAGGAAGATGAACGCAAACGGATTGCGCGGGAGCTTCATGACAATATCAACCAGCGTCTCGCCCTGATTTCGATGGGGATCCAGAAGATTGACAACACCGAACTGGCGGCCGATACGCGAGACGAAGTCCACAAACTCATGGAGGAAACAAAGTCGGTTTCATCGGATATACAAGCACTTTCCCACCACTTGCATTCGGCGAGTCTGGACCTGTTGGGATTGGCCGCAGGAATTGAGAGTTTCCGCCGTGAATTTGCACGGAGCCATCAAGTTACGGTTAAGTTTTCGCATAGTGGTGTACCCAAGACAATTCCGGGAGAAGTGAGCCTTGCGTTGTTCCGTATCACGCAGGAAGCACTTAACAATGCGGTGAAGTACAGTGGTGCAAAAGACTTCGAAGTGGCGCTCCTTGGCACAGCAAGCCACCTGGAGTTGAGGGTTCGTGACCCCGGAATGGGATTCGATGTTGAAGCGGCAACACCGCGTGGCCTCGGACTGATCAGTATGCGGGAACGAGTCCTCCCTCTCAATGGGACGATCTCGATTGCGTCCAAGCCGATGAAAGGGACGGAAATAAGCGTACGTATTCCGCTCAGCAGAAACGAGGATAAACATCCGTGCGAGAGTCGGATGGAGGAATGA
- a CDS encoding alpha-amylase family glycosyl hydrolase, with product MKPWPKHPVIYEINTWVWLAELAQRFGTFVDLGSVPQSEYDAIAAGGFDAVWFMGVWERSPAGISIANRNENLLADFRRALPDFRPEDNVGSPYCIRRYVVDQHLGGAAGLAIARRELAKRGMRLILDFVPNHVAPDHPWANEHPEYFIQGSADDLRNDPASYLQMGSLVYACGRDPYFPAWPDVLQLNAFQPELRAAVVETVSDIAAQCDGVRCDMAMLLVNSVFERTWGGRAGTKPTTEYWVEPIRAAKLKYPNFLFIAEAYWDMEWELQQLGFDFCYDKRLYDRLEHDGAENIRLHLCAEVAYQEKLLRFIENHDEPRAAAAFYPAKEKAAAVVTSTLMGARLFHEGQLEGRKVRLPVFLGRRPSESVDPDIQEFYKKLLLAIDKPVFREGEWSLCQCTGWPDNRSFQNVVAWRWSNLDERFLIVVNLSDAPAQAIVHVGWEDLAGQNWIFRDTLSDATYDRCGDELLSSGLYIELAPWNCHFCECQKRVPAQFVVETAA from the coding sequence ATGAAACCGTGGCCGAAGCATCCTGTCATTTACGAAATCAACACGTGGGTCTGGCTTGCAGAACTGGCTCAAAGGTTTGGAACCTTCGTGGATCTCGGTTCTGTGCCTCAGTCCGAATACGATGCGATTGCAGCGGGTGGCTTCGATGCGGTCTGGTTTATGGGTGTATGGGAACGCAGCCCCGCCGGCATTTCTATTGCGAACCGGAACGAAAACCTGCTCGCAGATTTTCGCCGTGCTCTCCCAGACTTTCGTCCTGAAGACAATGTAGGTTCTCCTTATTGCATTCGACGTTACGTGGTGGATCAGCACCTGGGTGGGGCGGCTGGCTTGGCGATTGCGCGCAGAGAACTTGCTAAGCGAGGCATGCGGCTGATCCTGGACTTCGTGCCGAATCACGTCGCGCCCGATCATCCGTGGGCAAACGAGCATCCTGAGTACTTTATCCAGGGAAGCGCTGACGACCTTCGAAACGACCCGGCCTCCTACCTTCAAATGGGTAGCTTGGTGTACGCCTGCGGAAGGGATCCGTATTTCCCGGCATGGCCAGATGTGCTGCAACTCAACGCTTTTCAACCGGAGCTGCGAGCTGCTGTCGTGGAGACGGTATCGGATATTGCTGCTCAGTGCGATGGTGTGCGATGCGACATGGCAATGCTCCTGGTGAACTCGGTCTTCGAGCGGACGTGGGGTGGGCGCGCGGGAACAAAACCAACAACAGAGTACTGGGTCGAACCAATCCGCGCTGCGAAGCTGAAATATCCCAACTTCCTCTTCATCGCCGAGGCGTATTGGGATATGGAATGGGAGTTGCAGCAACTGGGCTTTGACTTTTGCTACGACAAACGACTTTACGATCGTCTTGAGCATGACGGCGCAGAAAACATTCGTCTTCATCTCTGCGCTGAGGTGGCGTACCAGGAGAAACTGTTGAGGTTCATCGAGAACCACGACGAGCCTCGGGCAGCGGCGGCATTTTATCCAGCCAAAGAAAAAGCCGCTGCGGTGGTGACCTCGACCCTGATGGGCGCAAGGCTCTTTCACGAAGGGCAGCTCGAGGGTCGCAAGGTGAGGCTGCCTGTCTTTCTGGGCAGGCGCCCAAGCGAGAGTGTCGATCCGGATATTCAGGAGTTCTACAAGAAGCTGTTGCTGGCCATCGATAAACCAGTATTTCGAGAAGGTGAGTGGAGCCTCTGCCAATGCACGGGTTGGCCCGACAATCGGTCTTTTCAAAATGTGGTCGCTTGGCGCTGGAGTAACCTCGACGAGCGATTCCTGATCGTCGTGAATCTGAGCGACGCTCCTGCTCAAGCAATTGTTCACGTCGGGTGGGAGGATTTAGCAGGTCAGAACTGGATCTTCAGAGACACGTTGTCGGACGCAACTTACGACCGCTGCGGAGATGAACTTCTGTCGTCAGGTTTGTACATCGAGCTTGCACCGTGGAACTGTCACTTTTGTGAGTGCCAAAAGAGGGTACCAGCACAATTCGTAGTGGAAACTGCGGCTTGA
- a CDS encoding glucosidase translates to MKSKQNLPIDYVQTSEQKRLNDYREIGIPWKKWGPYLSERQWGTVREDYSQGGNAWDYFTHDQARSRAYRWGEDGLAGISDDQQQLCFAVAMWNGRDPILKERLFGLTNSEGNHGEDVKEYYFYIDSTPTHSYMKYLYKYPQRDYPYRDLVETNRRLSRDEFEYELLDTGVFDDDRYFDVFVEYAKADPEDLLIRISAHNRGPETAEIHLLPTLWFRNTWSWAEGDIKPNLRKTGEGEVLASHPVLVNYKLQCEGNPALLFTENESNASRLWGQPNPTPYVKDAFHECVVSGKKDAVNPDCSGTKAAAHYVLQIPAGGHKSVRLRLSANPVMDAFSNFDKIFAGRLDEANEFYDRITPSSLSEDERRVHRQALAGMLWTKQFYYFDLDRWLAEHDAHPMTGAGSHNIRNTEWFHMLNRDIISMPDKWEYPWYAAWDLAFHTLSLSLVDFDFAKDQLLLMLRNLYAHPNGQIPAYEWNFSDVNPPVHAWATLFLYNIEKELGRADLRFLERSFQGLMLNFNWWVNRKDPEGRNVFAGGFLGLDNIGVFDRSSKLPTGGHLDQADGTAWMAFYCQCMLEIALILTEYDSMYEEIAFKFLEQFVWITYAMDRIGGGHDGMWDAQDGFFYDLLHFPNGDSMRLKIRSMVGLLPLCASTVFEPGFVARHPRILELGQLFRKRHPDVLKHARGSEEALIGQCGRRLLAVLNKEKLQRTLHYMLDENEFLSPYGIRSLSRYHLEHPFVFQVGSQEYRVDYLPAESNTGMFGGNSNWRGPVWMPVNVLLIRGLMNLYQFYGDDFKVECPTGSGTQMTLFEVAQEISRRLSGIFLRDQNGNRPVYGGTKKFQEDPYWRDYILFYEYFHGDNGAGLGASHQTGWTGVVARIMDLFARTNAADLLETSKHELLAKQTREQVAGR, encoded by the coding sequence ATGAAATCGAAGCAGAACCTTCCAATCGACTATGTGCAGACTTCTGAGCAGAAGCGCCTGAATGATTACCGCGAGATCGGCATACCCTGGAAGAAATGGGGCCCCTATCTCAGCGAGCGACAGTGGGGTACAGTTCGCGAAGACTATAGTCAGGGCGGCAACGCCTGGGATTATTTTACCCATGATCAGGCGCGTTCTCGTGCGTACCGGTGGGGCGAAGACGGACTGGCCGGCATTTCAGACGATCAACAGCAACTCTGTTTTGCTGTCGCCATGTGGAACGGCCGCGATCCTATTCTAAAGGAGCGCCTGTTCGGATTAACGAACAGCGAGGGTAATCACGGCGAGGATGTCAAAGAATACTATTTCTACATCGACAGCACTCCTACCCACTCGTATATGAAGTATCTCTACAAGTACCCTCAGCGGGATTATCCCTATCGCGACCTTGTGGAAACAAACAGGCGTCTCTCGAGGGACGAGTTCGAGTATGAATTACTCGATACCGGAGTCTTTGACGATGATCGTTACTTCGATGTGTTTGTCGAATACGCCAAGGCTGACCCCGAAGATCTCTTGATCCGTATCTCCGCCCACAATCGTGGACCGGAAACAGCTGAAATCCACTTGCTTCCAACATTGTGGTTTCGTAACACGTGGTCGTGGGCGGAGGGCGATATTAAGCCGAATCTGAGGAAGACAGGTGAAGGCGAAGTGCTTGCGTCGCATCCGGTACTTGTCAACTACAAGTTACAGTGCGAGGGCAACCCGGCCCTACTCTTCACGGAGAATGAGTCCAACGCGAGCCGACTGTGGGGCCAACCGAACCCGACTCCCTACGTCAAAGACGCCTTCCATGAGTGCGTGGTATCAGGCAAGAAAGACGCGGTGAATCCGGATTGCTCCGGCACAAAGGCTGCGGCCCATTATGTACTGCAGATTCCCGCCGGTGGTCACAAGTCAGTTCGGCTGCGCCTGAGCGCGAATCCGGTAATGGATGCCTTTTCGAACTTTGACAAGATCTTTGCTGGTCGACTTGACGAAGCAAATGAGTTTTATGATCGAATCACCCCAAGCTCTTTAAGTGAGGATGAACGGCGCGTTCATCGGCAAGCTCTTGCCGGAATGTTGTGGACTAAGCAGTTCTACTATTTCGACCTTGATAGATGGCTCGCTGAGCATGACGCTCATCCAATGACGGGAGCGGGTAGCCACAATATTCGGAACACCGAATGGTTCCACATGTTGAATCGCGACATCATTTCGATGCCGGACAAATGGGAATACCCCTGGTATGCGGCCTGGGATTTGGCTTTTCACACTCTCTCCCTTTCTTTGGTGGATTTCGATTTTGCCAAAGACCAACTCTTGCTCATGCTGCGGAACCTCTATGCTCACCCCAATGGGCAGATCCCGGCCTACGAATGGAATTTCAGCGATGTAAATCCGCCAGTACACGCCTGGGCCACCCTGTTCCTTTACAACATCGAGAAAGAATTGGGTCGTGCCGACCTACGTTTCCTGGAACGCTCCTTCCAGGGCCTGATGCTCAATTTCAACTGGTGGGTCAATCGCAAAGATCCCGAAGGCCGTAATGTGTTTGCCGGGGGATTTCTCGGGCTGGACAACATTGGCGTCTTCGATCGAAGTTCCAAGTTGCCAACCGGAGGTCATCTCGACCAGGCAGATGGAACCGCATGGATGGCTTTCTACTGCCAGTGCATGTTGGAGATCGCGCTGATCCTCACTGAGTACGATTCAATGTATGAGGAAATCGCCTTCAAGTTTCTGGAGCAGTTCGTCTGGATCACCTATGCCATGGATCGTATCGGAGGGGGTCACGACGGAATGTGGGACGCGCAGGACGGATTCTTCTATGACCTGTTGCACTTCCCGAACGGCGACTCCATGCGACTCAAGATTCGTTCGATGGTTGGATTGCTGCCTCTTTGTGCTTCCACCGTATTTGAACCCGGATTTGTAGCGCGCCATCCACGCATTTTGGAGTTGGGCCAGTTGTTCAGGAAGCGCCATCCCGATGTATTGAAACATGCCAGAGGCTCAGAAGAAGCGTTAATAGGCCAATGTGGTCGACGGTTGCTCGCGGTACTTAACAAGGAGAAATTGCAGCGAACACTCCATTACATGCTCGACGAGAATGAGTTCCTGAGCCCTTATGGCATCCGTTCTCTGTCCCGTTACCACCTTGAGCATCCATTTGTCTTCCAGGTTGGATCGCAGGAGTACAGAGTGGACTATCTGCCCGCTGAATCTAATACAGGAATGTTCGGCGGCAATTCCAACTGGCGTGGTCCGGTGTGGATGCCGGTGAATGTGCTCTTAATACGAGGCCTCATGAACCTCTATCAGTTCTACGGAGATGATTTTAAAGTCGAGTGCCCCACGGGCTCCGGAACACAAATGACTCTGTTTGAGGTTGCTCAGGAAATCTCCCGCAGACTTTCTGGCATTTTCCTCCGCGACCAGAATGGAAACCGTCCAGTTTACGGTGGTACCAAGAAGTTCCAGGAAGATCCTTACTGGCGAGACTACATCTTGTTCTACGAATATTTTCACGGTGATAACGGAGCAGGACTTGGTGCCAGTCATCAAACGGGATGGACTGGAGTTGTTGCGCGGATTATGGACCTGTTTGCTCGGACGAATGCGGCTGACCTATTGGAGACGTCGAAACACGAACTGCTCGCAAAGCAGACAAGAGAACAAGTGGCAGGCCGCTAA
- a CDS encoding response regulator transcription factor, which produces MIRILVVDDVEEWRKEIRCLLNPESSLCVVGEAGTGLVAIEETARLKPDLVLLDIGLPDLNGVQVAHRIREVAPDSKIIFVTLNDDADSANRLVQDGAHGYVLKANLQSELLIAIAQVIAGGRFISPQLMN; this is translated from the coding sequence ATGATCCGCATTCTTGTAGTCGACGATGTCGAGGAGTGGAGAAAAGAAATTCGCTGCCTCCTCAATCCTGAGTCGAGCCTGTGTGTTGTCGGTGAAGCGGGGACTGGACTGGTAGCGATCGAAGAGACTGCGCGGCTAAAGCCGGATCTCGTACTCTTGGACATAGGCCTTCCAGACCTGAACGGAGTTCAGGTCGCACACCGTATACGCGAAGTGGCTCCCGACTCGAAGATAATTTTTGTGACTTTGAACGACGACGCAGATTCTGCAAACAGGCTCGTGCAAGACGGAGCGCACGGCTACGTGCTCAAGGCGAATCTCCAGAGCGAGCTTCTGATCGCAATTGCCCAGGTTATTGCAGGCGGGCGATTCATCAGCCCACAACTGATGAACTGA
- a CDS encoding glucokinase produces the protein MILAADVGASNTLPLPSEAGHADFAPNNEVETELLRYLRDRFHHVSWDRVLSGPGLLLIYEFFRDTGGCIYPKSLATESLRCRN, from the coding sequence ATGATTCTCGCAGCCGATGTAGGAGCGTCGAATACGCTTCCCCTGCCCAGCGAAGCCGGACATGCCGACTTCGCCCCGAATAACGAGGTAGAAACCGAACTGCTTCGCTATCTCCGCGACCGTTTCCATCACGTCAGTTGGGACCGTGTGTTGTCCGGCCCGGGGCTGTTGCTGATCTATGAATTCTTTCGGGATACGGGCGGTTGCATTTACCCGAAGTCGCTTGCAACGGAATCGCTTCGCTGTCGCAACTGA